TATATTAAGGATCCTTCAGTTTCGTAGATTTAGTTCCGCAGATTCATCTCTGCCTTGAACAGAAAAATGATTGGTGATAAGTGTGTCCCACTTTGTTTAATAACTCGAAAGACTCGGATTAGATGGCTTTAATTTCGATTAGATtcttcaatatatttatcgaGACAAAAAGGATATTCCATATTATGATTAAGATTCAGCTGAGAAGGCACATTGGTATTGCCATTCCACTTCAAACCCAAAATAAGAACAAAAGTAAAAATGCTTATGGAATAGAGTTGTTTAGCTTTCTTCTTCACACCGATAAATTGCCACTCCTCTCGATGGAGCCTCCACGTACCATTTTTTGCCTGGTCTCCCATCTCATTGGCCTATGGTGCTCCTCCTGATTATTTTGTCTTTTACAGTTAGAAAATTAACTTGAACAGAAATCGTGCATTTTTATGgccatttatatataaatgggAAATCTGCCATGAAAGGTACCTGAGAAGATTTCTCGGAGCCGCATTTCTGTTCAGCCTGTTTGTTTTCCTATGCCTTTTCCTCTCAGCCATTCTCACCAaccatcttggtctcccggtTTCCAGCATAGTATATCCTACGGATATCCCGAGGATGAGTCCGCATCCGCAGCCCATTGCCACTGCCCTCCATTCAATCCAttgcccttcttcttcttcaggggAAGTTGAATGCGGTGGTGACTGCTCCAAAGTGTCACATGGATTTGACAATGGAGGACCGCACAAGCCAGGATTCCCGTCGAAGGAGTGGTTGAATGTATCCATTTGCGGGCCATGAGGAATCGGTCCCACGAGCTGGTTATACGAGAGATTCAAGGTGGTGAGGTACGTAAGATTCGCCAATCCTCTGGGGATCTCCCCATTGAGCTTGTTCGAGGATAGGTCCAGCCACTCAAGATTAGTAAGATTCCCCACAGAAGGAGGGATCCTGCCAGCCAGATTGTTATGAGAAATGTTGAGTCCCTTGAGTGCCTTCAGATCTCTGATTGCTTCTGGGATCTCTCCTTCGAAGAAGTTCCTTGACAGGTCGATGGTTGTGAACACGGTCATAATTTTCACCAGCACCAACTCCGTCCCTTTCATGACCACTGAGATCGTATCTTCATAGTAGTCCTGACCCATATAATGTAAACCAcatttctcttcattcttcatAGCTATTAAGTTGGCAATGTACTCAGCTGGCAGTCGACCGGAGAAGCTGTTGTCAGAGAGGTCCAAAATGCGTAACTTTGGGAAGGGATGACTAGTTCTCTTGGAACTATCCACAGGACCACGAAACATGTTGGACCTCAGGATAAGAACTTGCAGATAAGGAAGGGTATCCAAATAGTAAGGGAAGTGGCCCTCTAACTCATTTTCACCGAGATCCAAAACTTCCAAATTCTTGCAACTTGTCAAAGATCGTGGCAACATCCCTCCGAGTTGATTTTGACCTAAGCGGATTTTCCTGACCCAATTGTTTCCTGGGGAAATTATCTCTGGTATCTGACCTACAAATTGATTTCCTTGTAGATCCAATACAGATAGGGAGTCAATAAAGTTCATCAAACAGTGAGGAATGGTGCCAGTCAAGCAGTTATTGGACAGGTTGATAATCTCTAGCTGAGTGGCGCTGCAGAGCTGATAAGGAATGTCTCCATTGAACTCATTTTTTGAAATGGAATAGTAACGAATGGATGGTGATGGAATCGGGAGAGGTCCTTTAAAACTATTATTGGCTAAGTCAATAAAATAAACAGTTGAATTCAAGAGGAAATTTATTGGCAACTGTCCAGAAAGCTCATTGTTGGATAGGCTCAAGTATGAAATTTGCGGAGGGAGGGGAATTTCAATGGCTCTATGAAACCTGTTGGACTGTAAATCTAGAGTCTCCAACCCGTAGAAAGCATTTAGCCAGCGCGGGAATGTATCAATTATTGCATTGTGACTGACATTTAAACTCTGCAAGCTTGTACAGTTTGCTAGAGATTGTGGCAATGGACCTTGTAATAGATTGTAGCTCAAATCCAATTGGAAGAGGCGGCTTAAATTTCCCATCTGGCAGACTGAAGATGGGATCTCTCCAGTCAAACTGTTATTTGAGGCATAGAGGCTATTTAAATTACCCAAACATCCCGGAATGGTGCCGCTGAGTCTGTTGTTTGAGAGTACAAGTTCTTCTAGTGATTTGGCTTGGCAAATTGAGGAGGGGATCGCTCCAGAGAAATTGTTGCTTGAGGCATCGAACAACAAGAGACTTTTTAAATCACCCAAACATCTCGGAATGGTGCCGTTGAATCTGTTGTTTGAGAGTACAAGTTCTTCTAGCGAACTGGCTTGGCAGATTGAAGATGGGATCTCTCCAGAGAAATTGTTGCTTGAGGCATCGAACGACGAGAGACTTTTTAAATCACCTAAACATCTCGGAATGGTGCCACTGAGTTTGTTGATTGAGAGATCAAGATGATTTAGTGATTTGGCTCGGCAGATTGAAGATGGGATCTCTCCAGAGAAATTGTTGCTTGAGGCATAGAAGTTCACCATCGAAGGAGGAAGGTCAGGTAGAGGACCATTAAAATTGTTGTATGCGAAGTCCAAGTATGTCAATGTGTCCCTCCCTACTCTCCAAAACCATTCAGGAATCCCTCCACTGATCATGTTATACCCGAGGTCCAAGTGGGTGAGGTGGACAAGGTTTCCAAATGTCAGTGGGATCGAACCGGTAAATTGGGCAAAACGGAGGTCCAAAATGGTCATGGATGTCAGATTCCCCACTGAAGCAGGAATTGACCCACTGAACTCTGTCGATGATAGGTTTAAGGAGACGAGCGGACTAGTCCAGTTTTTTGTCTGGGGTAGAGTGCCCGTGAGATAATAATTAtcagaaagagagagactgcGGAGGTTTGGGAGATGGAAGATGTCAATCGGAACTATCCCTCTCAGATTGCAGCCAGAAAGGCTCAAAGATGTCAAACCGGAAGAAGAGAAGTTCGCTAGAGACATAGGAGAAACTCTAGACATGTCGATACCATCAAGATTAAGTTCTCTCAACTGTGTGAGATTATGTGTGAACCATCTGAAACTACGGTTATCTAATTCTTTGGTTAGGTCAAAGATGCCCGAGAGATCGAGTGTAATTAGGCGGGAGAGGTGAGAAATTTCTAGTGGAATGGGCCCGGAGAAGTAAGAATGAGAGAGATTCAGATGAGCCATTCTGGTAAAGATACCGAACCTTGGTAAAATTCCTTGTGAGCCATAGAAATCGTTACCAGCGAGGTTGAGCCGCCGAAGACTGGGGAGCAAAAAGAGGGTGCTGTTGGAATGGAGGGTACCTTTGAGCTGACTGCAACTGAGATCGAGCCCAATCACTCTATGTGCCACTGGGTGGCAAGTGACTCCAGCCCACGAGCAGCAATCAGAGCCACTCTTCCACGAGGCTGTCTTTGGATATGAAGTCGTAATGGGCCCATAGTCGTCGCAGTACTCATATGAGGCATCTCCTGTGACAGTGAATGAACTGCTGAACTGCAGCAGAGCATCGCATTCATTGATATGGCTTAGAATATGTGGGATGATGTGGTGAGAACAACAGCAGCAGAAGATGCAAGATGGCGTGAGATGATCaggaaagagagaaggaagaagaagaggaaggggaAGACCCAAATATCTCGCATGGTCTCGTCTTGGAGGTAATGCTTACTGACCCatgatgaaattttctcgTTAAGCATACTCGTGCTAGATTTTAAGCAAGAATCTTAGGAAGACGTCTAATTCCACGCAACTCCCGTATCTAACGGGGGCCGTGACGACAACATCTTCTAGAAAAATTACACATCAAgcaatgaaaagaagaaagaagtcATCAGGATgggataaagaaaaaagaagtggTATTCCCCCACTTCGAGGCTTCCTTCCCCTTGCAGTGGAAATTAGAAATGGAAAGACTCCCAAGTTTTCTTTCCTCTAAAGTCTATCGTATCTATTATGCGGTAGAAGAAGGTTGCTTTCCATTTGTCCAACATTGCTGCCTTTTACTATTTCATTCCCATTAAGTTTATCTTTTGACCATTCTCACTCCCTATGTTCTAATTGCCTAGTTCCGGGGGGGCTTGTGCATGGCCATCGGATTAAACATCTCTTCCCCATCGAACAGCCATGGAGGACTCCATGGGTCCGACGTCCACGGATGGAGCAACCTCGTCACCTATCCAGCAGCGAGGTGAGCAAGGACAACTGTgtcttcccttcccttcccttcccttcctaAGATTCTTGCTTAAATATCCATTCGAACATTATTATTAcattaataagaaataataatgacAGTATAATTGTCTAGTTGAAAATAACTCGTGCCTACATGAAAGATTGTAAATAGCATAAagtattattcttttttctgatTATAAGGGAGACATATGAGCGTATTATTAGAATGTAAAATACTTATAAAAGGAGGGCACGACTAGTTGGAcaacataaattaaatatgaaatttctgAATTACCAGATAAAGGCGTTATACCACTACACTGCACCCTTTTTCTCAACAAAAAAATGGGGGTTAAAAATTCACCAAATTCACTTatgaatttttacttttatctgattttgagaatttttggggtaaaaactcaaaaatgtaaagaaaagtaaatgagAGGAAGGTCTGCAgtgtaattaatttattttcacaatcattttcttttactatTCGATTGTAACTATTAATGaataaaagttaaataattggatgaaACAGGATCTTCTCTAAATGAGGCTGAAAGATGACgtatcagagagagagagagagagagagaagagagagagagagagagaagagagataggaagagagagagagagagagagagatcagagagagagatagagagagagagatgagatgagatgagagatgagagagactGAGATCGAGACTCGTGAGAAGGCGAGATCTGAGACATGAGAGATGCTCAGAGCTGAGGAGACTGACTACCGAGATCGACAGCCATGAGACGGAATAGAGGCTCAGCAGATTGTGATGGTTTCAGAGAGAGATGACGAGAGAGACGAGATTCTGAGAGAGATacgagagatgagagagagagaggacgaTGGATTTGGGACACATGTAATTGAGGGGATGATTAAAGAAGTGAAGTGTTTTCTAAGGAGTCAGGTATGattttggtccctgaaagatACCAGTGCTAAGGGTTTGCTCTCTCAAAAATTTTTGCCACGGTTTTAGTCCCTCAATCACCATTTCGTCAGATGTTTTAGTCCTGCCGTCTTCTTGGGCGTGCCAACCGTGACGGAAATCTCACGTGGCGACTGAGCTGGACCTAACTCCGTTAACCACCCCTTAAATTGCCAAAAACGGCATCGTTGTCTTCCTCGTTGCCTGCTCGCCCTAAACGACGTCGTTTTCCTGTAAGTTGAGtctcagaagaagaagagcaacCGCTGCGGCGGCTTCTCGCACTGTCCCGACCCCTCATGTTGCCGCCATTAGGTCGATGAGGGCTCTACTTGGGCATCCTTCTTCTGATGCCTCTGATCAGCTCCGCTTCTCTTCCTCGTCTGCTTCTTCTTATTATTCGAATGAGATTTCTTTAGATTCTGCGAGGATTCTGGATGAAAGACTTGGTGTTCGCGATGACAGATTGCTATTGCAAGATGAACATGAGGGTAGAGAAAATGATAGCTTCAGCGATTTTCATTATGCTTCGGGAGATGGTTTCAGCATCAGAGAATTGCCTCCCAGTGTGGATACACAAGCTGAATCTCGTGAACTCGAGGAGAAGGAGTAGGAGAAGGATATGAGTTCACCACCACTTGCCCTTGAAGATTTGGCTGCTGCTGCCAGGACCAGTACCTCTTCAACCCATGCTGAGGATTCTGGCAAATTTGACACTTTAGTTCTTACTCTAGCTGCTACTGTCTCGCACTCGGAAAAAATGGGTTCGGAggggggggaggaggaggaggagaacgACGTCGTTTAGGCGAGCAGGTAACGAGGAAGACAACAACGCCGTTTTCGCAATTTAAGGGGTGGTTAACGAAGTTAGGTCCAGCTCAGCCGCCACGTGAGATTTCCGTCACGGATGGCACACGCAAGAAGACGGAATGACTAAAACATCTGACAGAATGGTGATTGAGAAACTAAAACCGTGGCAAAAATTTTGAGGGACTAAAACCTTAGCACTAGTATTTTTCAGGAACCAAAACCATACCCGACTCTTTTCTAAATTTGAAGAACTTGATGATGCTATCTCtccatttaatattttcttttactttcctCCAATATAGTCAAAGATATTATGGACTATCAAACCacataaaaattaatcaacATAGTACACCAGGTCTTGCCTATATATTGTGATGTATAAATACTATGAGATGTTTACGTACCCACTATACTCCTAGTATTTATATGACTAAAACTACCAgttcataaatttaaatttatgatATCAGTTTaagtttaaaataaaataaaaaagatctAACATAATAAACCAAaactaatatttttcaaaattatctaATAGATAAActttgaataaaaaagaaaaaagaaaatgagtgGGTCAATGTAAAGCATTGGACAAGttagagaaaagagagaaataggGAAAGAAAGGGAGAATGTGAAAGTGGTGGGGGAGAAAATACGACAGTTAATTATGCACAATTACAAGTATCCTTAACCTAATGGTAGTTATTAATTTGGAATATTTTGCTAAGGATATTTTGGGGAATTCAAAGTTATACCACTGTATCattctccaatttttttttgctggataaaaaaaaattggaggaACTAATTATGAACcatactttttttcaatttgtgtCAACTAATTATTAGAATTAGAATTTCATGAAGATTATTTAAATTGATACTTGACAACTTAAAAGAATATGATCTGACTATGAAAACATTGAAAAGCATTACTAtatgagaaaaattatataaatctattatttgaaaaaatacgAATTTACTACTTCATGtatttctataaaaataatcatcaatgaaaacaaaagagattcaaataatataaacttcaaaattttaaacgtatttttattaattaagttAGGTaacctttttttccctcacGAGAATCATTTTGTTTGAATAGGAAATTtgattcttttcatttttttggcaCCGATATATAGAAATAAGTAATGGAAAACTAAAGAAGCGAGATTCCAGATTTCTTGGGTACccattatcatttttcttatattgtGTACAGTGTTtagaaacattttttttcttttttttcggcgTGTGCCCAGTATCTGAAAGTCTATAGGGCCTCAACTAAGCCAACTTGAACTAGGTTGGCCCACTAAGATGTAAAATTCTTCTAGTATGAGTccttttttctcttaaataattttaagagTGGATATTTTAGAGAAAAGATGGAAATAGTTTTGTGTCTATTGATTTTTTCGGTGGAATTTTGTGTCTACTgattaagaaattaataaatgagaATTTAGAGAGTGATCTAAGGGTTCCACCCAAATTAGTTAAAAGGTAATTAATTTGGTATAGGGGTAATTTTGGCAAGATGAACAGCAAATGCGGTGGATTAGCTATAGAGAGTGGAAATAGCCCTAGTAAGGGTAAAGTGCATATAAAATCATGGGATTTATCCATTTTCCTAGATAAACTAAAcatttcaaatttgaaaaataaaatcatgtgttttcattttttcccaAGCCAAACCaacttgttattttttaaattaagttGTATTCAaagctttaaaaaaaaagattgaatCAAGGTTAAATCCAGATTGTACTTAAATTATTTGGTGGCTCCATAGCTGACGTTAATTATTTTGTCATCTCTTTGGCACGTGAATGATCAAAAAGGTGTCATGCTTGCCCCCGTTCTCTTCACTGCTTATTGTGCTGATCAGAGAGATAATTGACTAAGTTGTTTGATAGGAGAAAAGGCCACAATAAAAGAGCTAAAGAGGACAGATAAGATTGTCAATACAAGAATTAGGGCGAGAGACAATGCAAATATGCTTTCCATGGTGGCGATGTAAAAGATCCATAGCAACATAAATCATCATATtgatcattgaaaaaaaatgaagtaaAGGTCGACTTggtgtttgttttaaaaaaaattagaaaatttaagGCCACATGATTGCTTGGTGTGCTCTTAGTTATGCCCTCCTCATGAAAAAGAACCAGAGCAATGCAATCATCAAACTGATCACGAAACAATAGAAATAAATGTCGACTTGGTGTTTcccaaataaattttttttgggaatattttcttaactttaaatttttaaatatatttaatggtAAGATCCCAATAAGCAAAATGtctttctaattttctgaTAAGGAACGGTTAGttatataataaatcaaaaatttttaaaatttcagaaTATAATGAAtactttttaataaatatgtatatatcagagtatttttatataatttcttgAGAACATTTTATAATCtacataaaatttaataatctttACGTTTTATAAGAGGAAAAATTGTATCTAATCACATCAgtataaattaaaatgaatataaattagtatatatttatatataataggaacatattcaataaatataaatttttctaataatatatgattGTGTGGGCAATCTTTAATATTGGTGAAACTCAGTTATTAtcagtgatatatatatatatatatatatacatatctaataaaacatatttttatttattgtaaatTACAATGTACAAACATTTAAAACATGCATATAACATATATCAAAATAGACaacaaggaaaaataaatcatgTTCTAGACCATGCAATGCACAGGCTCCACACCTAGTATATAGGTAAGCATAGACGTGATGGTCCCTATTTGATAGCCTTAAATATTTGGATGCCTAGGCCGaccttttgttatttttttcaatttttataattatttgaaattttgatttgacaaatataaatataattcttAAG
This region of Punica granatum isolate Tunisia-2019 unplaced genomic scaffold, ASM765513v2 Contig00407, whole genome shotgun sequence genomic DNA includes:
- the LOC116190257 gene encoding receptor like protein 22-like; translation: MAHLNLSHSYFSGPIPLEISHLSRLITLDLSGIFDLTKELDNRSFRWFTHNLTQLRELNLDGIDMSRVSPMSLANFSSSGLTSLSLSGCNLRGIVPIDIFHLPNLRSLSLSDNYYLTGTLPQTKNWTSPLVSLNLSSTEFSGSIPASVGNLTSMTILDLRFAQFTGSIPLTFGNLVHLTHLDLGYNMISGGIPEWFWRVGRDTLTYLDFAYNNFNGPLPDLPPSMVNFYASSNNFSGEIPSSICRAKSLNHLDLSINKLSGTIPRCLGDLKSLSSFDASSNNFSGEIPSSICQASSLEELVLSNNRFNGTIPRCLGDLKSLLLFDASSNNFSGAIPSSICQAKSLEELVLSNNRLSGTIPGCLGNLNSLYASNNSLTGEIPSSVCQMGNLSRLFQLDLSYNLLQGPLPQSLANCTSLQSLNVSHNAIIDTFPRWLNAFYGLETLDLQSNRFHRAIEIPLPPQISYLSLSNNELSGQLPINFLLNSTVYFIDLANNSFKGPLPIPSPSIRYYSISKNEFNGDIPYQLCSATQLEIINLSNNCLTGTIPHCLMNFIDSLSVLDLQGNQFVGQIPEIISPGNNWVRKIRLGQNQLGGMLPRSLTSCKNLEVLDLGENELEGHFPYYLDTLPYLQVLILRSNMFRGPVDSSKRTSHPFPKLRILDLSDNSFSGRLPAEYIANLIAMKNEEKCGLHYMGQDYYEDTISVVMKGTELVLVKIMTVFTTIDLSRNFFEGEIPEAIRDLKALKGLNISHNNLAGRIPPSVGNLTNLEWLDLSSNKLNGEIPRGLANLTYLTTLNLSYNQLVGPIPHGPQMDTFNHSFDGNPGLCGPPLSNPCDTLEQSPPHSTSPEEEEGQWIEWRAVAMGCGCGLILGISVGYTMLETGRPRWLVRMAERKRHRKTNRLNRNAAPRNLLRRSTIGQ